A genomic region of Friedmanniella luteola contains the following coding sequences:
- a CDS encoding SWIM zinc finger family protein translates to MVSEAAEVWDRPRVLRLAADTAARQAALRVPGTAWIGTGRSGAQVWGRCRGSGATPYDVVLDVDAARWLCGCPSRKVPCKHALALLLRWSDGLVDAHEPPEFVARRLGAPAVATPARPAGELADPAAAAARAAARTERVAGGLDELSTWIGDQVRTGLAGLERGGWSAVDTVAARMVDAQAPGVAGLLRRIPGELGREGWPERVLEQLAALHLLVQAHRRIDTLPADLAATVRGHVGYPVSRADVLAGPAVEDEWLAVGQLDTVESKLESRRVWLWGRHSRRWALWLTFVPPGGAPDTTVVLGDRFVGRLHFYPGAGQLRAVVGEPTAADPALAHRGEPWPPEDGLGTARRRFADLLAADPWAARLPVLLRAAPVPPDGDAGWRLRDADGICCPLLVGGAEPWPLVAQGRGRTVAVMAEWTAEGARPLAVLGAAGTGAAVLRAA, encoded by the coding sequence ATGGTCAGCGAGGCGGCGGAGGTCTGGGACCGGCCCCGCGTGCTCCGGCTCGCCGCCGACACCGCCGCCCGGCAGGCGGCGCTCCGCGTGCCCGGTACCGCGTGGATCGGCACGGGGCGCTCCGGCGCCCAGGTCTGGGGACGCTGCCGGGGCAGCGGGGCGACCCCCTACGACGTCGTCCTCGACGTCGACGCCGCCCGCTGGCTGTGCGGCTGCCCCAGCCGCAAGGTGCCCTGCAAGCACGCGCTCGCCCTGCTGCTCCGGTGGAGCGACGGGCTGGTCGACGCGCACGAGCCGCCGGAGTTCGTCGCCCGCCGGCTGGGCGCGCCTGCCGTCGCCACGCCCGCACGACCGGCCGGCGAGCTGGCCGACCCGGCGGCGGCCGCGGCCCGCGCCGCCGCCCGGACCGAGCGGGTCGCCGGCGGGCTGGACGAGCTGAGCACCTGGATCGGCGACCAGGTCCGCACCGGCCTGGCGGGGCTGGAGCGCGGCGGCTGGAGCGCCGTCGACACCGTCGCCGCCCGGATGGTCGACGCGCAGGCGCCCGGCGTGGCCGGCCTGCTGCGCCGGATCCCGGGCGAGCTCGGCCGGGAGGGCTGGCCGGAGCGGGTGCTGGAGCAGCTCGCCGCGCTGCACCTGCTGGTCCAGGCGCACCGGCGGATCGACACCCTGCCGGCCGACCTCGCGGCCACGGTCCGGGGGCACGTCGGCTACCCCGTCAGCCGGGCCGACGTGCTGGCCGGGCCCGCGGTGGAGGACGAGTGGCTCGCCGTCGGCCAGCTCGACACCGTCGAGTCGAAGCTGGAGAGCCGCCGCGTCTGGCTGTGGGGGCGGCACAGCCGGCGGTGGGCCCTCTGGCTGACCTTCGTCCCGCCCGGCGGGGCGCCCGACACCACCGTCGTCCTCGGCGACCGGTTCGTCGGTCGGCTGCACTTCTACCCCGGGGCCGGCCAGCTGCGCGCCGTGGTCGGGGAACCGACGGCGGCCGACCCTGCGCTCGCGCACCGGGGCGAGCCCTGGCCGCCGGAGGACGGCCTCGGCACCGCGCGCCGGCGGTTCGCCGACCTGCTGGCCGCCGACCCCTGGGCCGCCCGGCTGCCCGTGCTGCTCCGGGCCGCGCCCGTGCCGCCCGACGGCGACGCCGGCTGGCGGCTGCGCGACGCCGACGGGATCTGCTGCCCGCTGCTGGTCGGCGGGGCCGAGCCCTGGCCGCTGGTCGCCCAGGGCCGCGGCCGGACCGTCGCCGTGATGGCCGAGTGGACCGCCGAGGGAGCCCGACCGCTGGCCGTGCTGGGGGCCGCCGGAACCGGGGCCGCCGTGCTGCGGGCGGCCTGA
- a CDS encoding DUF5682 family protein produces the protein MTASAVEPAAAPAPERAEAPAGPVEPQVEVYGIRHHGPGSARSLLTALEAFAPDVVLIEGPVDADPLLHFAAAAGTAPPVALLAYAADDPAVSAFWPFAVFSPEWQALRWALGAGVEVGMCDLPAAQVLAPQRADLFDAEPPEPATDGPGAEDGAGVAPGGGAPGPAVAVADPDAALDPRRWARADPLRALAEAAGYDDPERWWDDVVEARLDGSSPFPLLTEAMAELRREVGRPAGKDALREERREAHMRQTIRAAVKRGRRRVAVVCGAWHAPALTWPLPPAVADARVLRGAPKRKVTLTWVPWTHGHLATASGYGAGITSPGWYEHLWTAPDAPVVRWLTHVAHALRRHDLVVSSAHVIEAVRLAETLAALRLRPLAGLAEVQEATRAVLCDGDDRAARLVTADLVVGEALGAVDPAVPMVPLEADLVATCRRLRVRREPKARVLDLDLRRPVDQARSQLFHRLRLLGIDWVTPADSGVDSQGTFRETWSATWRPALAVALVRAAVWGTTVESAATARVHDRLEGGSLVELTRTVEHCLLAGLPDALQRLFTVLAERAALDADVVHLMEALPPLARAQRYGDVRRTDTGALRQVSEVLVLRICAGLPQAVGSLDDDSAARLRGLVDQVGAAVGLLAEAAASTEDVELLAGTGLRERWLGALATVVDRRDVHGLLLGRVVRLLVDADRLDDVPARVERALSHGVDAAAKAAWVEGFFADGALLLLHDAQLRDLLDGWVTSLDEREFTDLLPLVRRTFGTFTPAERRSLAGRLVARGGPAASSPVAVELDEELAHGALDTVDLILGGAR, from the coding sequence GTGACGGCGAGCGCGGTCGAGCCGGCCGCGGCTCCGGCACCGGAGCGCGCGGAGGCTCCCGCCGGCCCGGTCGAGCCGCAGGTCGAGGTGTACGGCATCCGCCACCACGGCCCGGGGTCGGCGCGCTCGCTGCTGACCGCGCTGGAGGCCTTCGCCCCCGACGTGGTGCTGATCGAGGGTCCGGTCGACGCCGACCCGCTGCTGCACTTCGCCGCGGCCGCCGGCACCGCCCCCCCGGTGGCGCTGCTGGCCTACGCGGCCGACGACCCGGCCGTCTCCGCCTTCTGGCCCTTCGCCGTGTTCTCCCCCGAGTGGCAGGCGCTGCGCTGGGCCCTCGGCGCCGGCGTGGAGGTGGGGATGTGCGACCTGCCGGCCGCCCAGGTGCTCGCACCGCAGCGGGCCGACCTCTTCGACGCCGAGCCGCCGGAACCGGCGACGGACGGGCCGGGCGCGGAGGACGGGGCCGGGGTGGCGCCCGGGGGCGGGGCCCCGGGACCGGCCGTCGCGGTCGCCGACCCCGACGCCGCGCTGGACCCCCGGCGCTGGGCGCGGGCCGACCCGCTGCGGGCGCTGGCCGAGGCCGCCGGCTACGACGACCCCGAGCGCTGGTGGGACGACGTGGTCGAGGCCCGGCTGGACGGCTCGTCGCCGTTCCCGCTGCTGACCGAGGCGATGGCCGAGCTGCGCCGCGAGGTCGGCCGGCCCGCCGGCAAGGACGCCCTGCGCGAGGAACGGCGGGAGGCCCACATGCGCCAGACGATCCGCGCCGCCGTGAAGCGGGGCCGCCGCCGGGTGGCCGTCGTCTGCGGTGCCTGGCACGCCCCCGCGCTCACCTGGCCGCTGCCGCCCGCGGTCGCCGACGCCCGGGTGCTGCGCGGCGCCCCGAAGCGGAAGGTCACGCTGACCTGGGTGCCGTGGACGCACGGGCACCTGGCCACAGCCAGCGGGTACGGCGCCGGCATCACCTCGCCCGGCTGGTACGAGCACCTCTGGACCGCCCCCGACGCGCCGGTGGTGCGCTGGCTGACCCACGTCGCGCACGCGTTGCGCCGGCACGACCTCGTGGTCTCCAGCGCGCACGTCATCGAGGCCGTCCGGCTGGCCGAGACGCTGGCCGCCCTCCGGCTGCGGCCGCTCGCCGGCCTCGCCGAGGTGCAGGAGGCGACCCGCGCGGTGCTCTGCGACGGCGACGACCGCGCCGCCCGGCTGGTCACCGCCGACCTGGTGGTGGGGGAGGCCCTCGGGGCGGTCGACCCCGCCGTGCCGATGGTCCCGCTGGAGGCCGACCTCGTCGCCACCTGCCGGCGGCTGCGCGTCCGCCGGGAGCCCAAGGCCCGGGTGCTCGACCTCGACCTGCGCCGCCCGGTCGACCAGGCCCGCTCCCAGCTGTTCCACCGGCTGCGCCTGCTCGGCATCGACTGGGTGACCCCCGCCGACAGCGGCGTGGACAGCCAGGGCACCTTCCGGGAGACCTGGTCGGCGACCTGGCGGCCCGCCCTCGCGGTGGCGCTGGTCCGGGCCGCCGTCTGGGGCACCACCGTCGAGTCGGCCGCCACCGCCCGCGTGCACGACCGGCTGGAGGGCGGCAGCCTCGTCGAGCTGACCCGGACCGTCGAGCACTGCCTGCTCGCCGGCCTCCCCGACGCGCTGCAGCGGCTGTTCACCGTCCTGGCGGAGCGGGCGGCGCTCGACGCCGACGTCGTCCACCTGATGGAGGCGCTGCCGCCGCTGGCCCGCGCCCAGCGCTACGGCGACGTCCGGCGCACCGACACTGGCGCGCTCCGCCAGGTCAGCGAGGTGCTCGTGCTGCGGATCTGCGCCGGCCTGCCGCAGGCCGTCGGCAGCCTGGACGACGACAGCGCCGCCCGGCTGCGGGGGCTCGTCGACCAGGTCGGGGCGGCCGTCGGCCTGCTCGCCGAGGCCGCCGCCTCCACCGAGGACGTCGAGCTGCTGGCCGGCACCGGCCTGCGCGAGCGCTGGCTCGGCGCCCTCGCCACCGTCGTCGACCGACGGGACGTGCACGGCCTCCTGCTGGGCCGGGTGGTCCGGCTGCTGGTCGACGCGGACCGGCTCGACGACGTCCCGGCCCGGGTCGAGCGCGCGCTCTCGCACGGCGTCGACGCCGCGGCCAAGGCGGCCTGGGTGGAGGGCTTCTTCGCCGACGGCGCCCTGCTGCTCCTCCACGACGCCCAGCTGCGGGACCTGCTCGACGGCTGGGTGACCTCGCTGGACGAGCGGGAGTTCACCGACCTGCTGCCGCTGGTCCGGCGGACCTTCGGCACCTTCACCCCGGCCGAGCGGCGCTCGCTGGCCGGGCGGCTGGTGGCCCGGGGCGGGCCGGCTGCGTCGTCGCCGGTCGCGGTCGAGCTCGACGAGGAGCTCGCACACGGCGCGCTGGACACCGTCGACCTCATCCTCGGCGGGGCCCGGTGA
- a CDS encoding YqgE/AlgH family protein, giving the protein MSRPPGSPSPGSLLVSSVLIADGVFDQTVVLVLDCDEDGALGVILNEISQTSLDAVLPDWVGSVSEPRLLFHGGPVSPNGAICLASVRTPGEEPPGWRPLFDTVGLLHLDTPIEIVAGAYRDLRIFAGYAGWSAGQLQDEIAQGRWHLAEATYEDVFGRKPLDLWRVVLRRQPGETAFFATWVEDPELN; this is encoded by the coding sequence ATGAGCCGGCCGCCGGGCAGCCCCAGTCCCGGCAGCCTGCTGGTCTCCAGCGTGCTCATCGCCGACGGGGTCTTCGACCAGACCGTGGTGCTCGTGCTCGACTGCGACGAGGACGGTGCCCTCGGCGTGATCCTCAACGAGATCTCCCAGACCTCGTTGGACGCCGTCCTGCCCGACTGGGTGGGCTCGGTCTCGGAGCCGCGGCTGCTGTTCCACGGCGGGCCGGTCTCGCCGAACGGCGCCATCTGCCTGGCGAGCGTGCGGACGCCGGGGGAGGAGCCGCCCGGCTGGCGGCCGCTGTTCGACACGGTGGGCCTGCTGCACCTCGACACACCGATCGAGATCGTGGCCGGCGCCTACCGCGACCTGCGGATCTTCGCGGGCTACGCGGGGTGGTCCGCGGGGCAGCTGCAGGACGAGATCGCGCAGGGCCGCTGGCACCTGGCGGAGGCCACCTACGAGGACGTCTTCGGCCGCAAGCCGCTGGACCTGTGGCGGGTGGTGCTGCGCCGCCAGCCCGGTGAGACGGCCTTCTTCGCCACCTGGGTCGAGGACCCCGAGCTGAACTGA
- a CDS encoding ATP-binding protein, which yields MTTTTEAVPTPATAGEPLRPHAEQVYAAELTALAAADDRPRPPHWRLSPWAVVTYLLGGVLPDGTPVSPKYVGSRRLVEVAVATLATDRALLLLGVPGTAKSWVSEHLAAAVSGRSTLLVQGTSGTTEDAIRYGWNYARLLAEGPSDAALVPSPVMVAMRTGAIARIEELTRIPADVQDALITVLSEKTLPVPELGDEVQALKGFNVIATANDRDKGVNDLSSALRRRFNTVVLPLPAREEDEVAIVSSRVAEMASSLELPAVPTAVEEIRRVVTVFRELRSGLSADGRTRIKSPSATLSTAEAISVVTSGLALSAHFGDGQLRAADVAAGLVGAVVKDPVSDQVAWDEYLEVVVRPREDWAAFYRACREVG from the coding sequence ATGACCACGACCACCGAGGCCGTCCCCACGCCGGCGACCGCGGGAGAGCCGCTCCGGCCGCACGCCGAGCAGGTCTACGCCGCCGAGCTGACCGCCCTGGCCGCGGCCGACGACCGGCCCCGGCCGCCGCACTGGCGGCTGTCGCCCTGGGCCGTGGTCACCTACCTGCTGGGCGGCGTGCTGCCCGACGGCACACCGGTCAGCCCCAAGTACGTCGGCTCCCGACGTCTGGTCGAGGTCGCCGTGGCCACCCTGGCCACCGACCGCGCCCTGCTGCTGCTCGGCGTCCCCGGCACCGCGAAGTCGTGGGTCTCCGAGCACCTCGCCGCCGCCGTCTCCGGCCGCTCGACGTTGCTGGTCCAGGGCACCTCGGGGACCACCGAGGACGCCATCCGCTACGGGTGGAACTACGCGCGGCTGCTGGCCGAGGGGCCGAGCGACGCCGCCCTGGTGCCGTCGCCGGTGATGGTGGCCATGCGGACCGGGGCGATCGCCCGGATCGAGGAGCTCACCCGCATCCCGGCCGACGTCCAGGACGCCCTCATCACCGTGCTGTCGGAGAAGACGCTGCCGGTGCCCGAGCTGGGCGACGAGGTCCAGGCCCTCAAGGGCTTCAACGTGATCGCCACCGCCAACGACCGCGACAAGGGCGTCAACGACCTGTCGTCGGCGCTGCGCCGGCGGTTCAACACCGTCGTGCTGCCGCTGCCCGCCCGGGAGGAGGACGAGGTGGCCATCGTCAGCAGCCGGGTCGCGGAGATGGCGTCCTCCCTCGAGCTGCCCGCCGTGCCGACGGCAGTGGAGGAGATCCGCCGCGTCGTCACCGTCTTCCGGGAGCTCCGGTCGGGGCTGAGCGCCGACGGCCGCACCCGGATCAAGAGCCCGTCGGCCACCCTCTCGACGGCGGAGGCCATCTCGGTCGTGACCAGCGGGCTGGCGCTCTCGGCGCACTTCGGCGACGGCCAGCTGCGGGCCGCGGACGTCGCCGCCGGGCTGGTGGGGGCCGTGGTGAAGGACCCGGTCTCCGACCAGGTCGCCTGGGACGAGTACCTGGAGGTCGTCGTCCGGCCCCGGGAGGACTGGGCCGCGTTCTACCGCGCCTGCCGGGAGGTGGGGTGA
- a CDS encoding VWA domain-containing protein, which produces MSGPAEEEGRRRWRLLLGGAAEEELDATLTADEVAMDRTLAALYDGGEGEGGTRSRRAGGLGSSAPGVARWLGDIRTYFPTSVVQVMQRDAIDRLQLTSMLLEPELLDSVQPDVHLASTLIGLNRVMPETTRRTARLVVGKVVAEIERRIATRTTAAVNGAVSRADRTRRPRPADIDWPATISANLRNYLPEHRTVVPERLVGYRRASRTVSRDVVVALDQSGSMAESVVYAAVFAATLASLRTVRTSLVVFDTEVVDLTEQLADPVEVLFGCQLGGGTDINRALAYCQSLVTRPEETVLVLISDLFEGGLAEEMLRRVHQLVADGVLVVVLLALADSGAPAYDHEHAAALAALGVPAFACTPDQFPELLAVALSRGDVGLWAETTAREQAAPPG; this is translated from the coding sequence GTGAGCGGGCCGGCGGAGGAGGAGGGGCGGCGCCGCTGGCGGCTGCTGCTCGGCGGGGCGGCCGAGGAGGAGCTGGACGCCACGCTGACCGCCGACGAGGTGGCCATGGACCGGACCCTCGCCGCGCTCTACGACGGCGGCGAGGGCGAGGGCGGCACCCGCTCCCGGCGGGCCGGCGGGCTCGGGTCCTCGGCGCCGGGCGTCGCCCGGTGGCTGGGCGACATCCGCACCTACTTCCCGACCAGCGTCGTGCAGGTCATGCAGCGGGACGCCATCGACCGGCTGCAGCTCACCTCGATGCTCCTCGAGCCGGAGCTGCTGGACTCGGTGCAGCCCGACGTCCACCTCGCGAGCACGCTGATCGGGCTCAACCGGGTGATGCCGGAGACCACCCGGCGCACCGCCCGGCTGGTCGTCGGCAAGGTGGTGGCCGAGATCGAGCGGCGGATCGCCACCCGGACGACGGCGGCGGTCAACGGGGCGGTCAGCCGGGCCGACCGCACCCGGCGGCCGCGCCCGGCCGACATCGACTGGCCGGCGACGATCAGCGCCAACCTGCGGAACTACCTGCCCGAGCACCGGACGGTGGTGCCGGAACGGCTGGTCGGCTACCGGCGGGCGTCCCGGACGGTGTCGCGGGACGTCGTCGTCGCCCTCGACCAGTCCGGCTCGATGGCCGAGTCGGTCGTCTACGCCGCCGTCTTCGCCGCGACCCTCGCCTCGCTGCGGACGGTGCGCACCTCGCTGGTGGTGTTCGACACCGAGGTGGTCGACCTCACCGAGCAGCTGGCCGACCCCGTCGAGGTGCTGTTCGGCTGCCAGCTGGGCGGCGGCACCGACATCAACCGGGCGCTGGCCTACTGCCAGTCGCTGGTCACCCGGCCGGAGGAGACGGTGCTCGTCCTCATCTCCGACCTGTTCGAGGGCGGCCTCGCCGAGGAGATGCTGCGCCGCGTGCACCAGCTGGTCGCCGACGGCGTGCTGGTCGTCGTGCTGCTGGCCCTGGCGGACTCCGGAGCCCCCGCCTACGACCACGAGCACGCCGCCGCCCTCGCCGCCCTCGGCGTCCCCGCGTTCGCCTGCACCCCCGACCAGTTCCCCGAGCTGCTGGCCGTCGCGCTCAGCCGGGGCGACGTCGGGCTGTGGGCCGAGACGACCGCCCGGGAGCAGGCGGCACCTCCGGGCTGA
- a CDS encoding NAD-dependent malic enzyme — protein sequence MSALPSVSYSITVRLEVPAGGSSVSALTSAVEGAGGSVTALDVTASGHERLQIDVTCAARDTDHADELVEIMRAVPGVTIGKVSDRTFLMHLGGKIEMRSKHPIRNRDDLSMVYTPGVARVCLAIAKNKEDARRLTSKRNSIAVVTDGSAVLGLGNIGPEAALPVMEGKAALFKRFGDIDAWPLCLDTQDVDEIVAVVKAVAPGFAGINLEDISAPRCFEVEARLREQLDIPVFHDDQHGTAIVVLAALYNALRVVEKGIADVRIVMSGAGAAGTAIIKLLLAAGVRHIVVSDIEGVVHRGRPGLTGELAWLAEHTNALDVTGSLTAAVVGADVFIGVSAPNLLTGDDIAGMADDAIVFALANPEPEVDPLEAMQHAAVVATGRSDFPNQINNVLAFPGVFRGLIDARSKEITTTMLLAAARALAGVVTDDQLNAAYITPSVFNAEVHTAVATAVRRAAGGPAELPTDPDVVV from the coding sequence GTGAGCGCCCTCCCCTCCGTCTCGTACTCGATCACGGTGCGGCTGGAGGTGCCCGCAGGTGGCAGCTCGGTCTCCGCCCTGACCTCGGCCGTGGAGGGCGCCGGCGGCAGCGTCACCGCCCTCGACGTCACCGCCTCCGGCCACGAGCGGCTGCAGATCGACGTGACCTGCGCCGCGCGGGACACCGACCACGCCGACGAGCTCGTCGAGATCATGCGCGCCGTGCCCGGCGTCACGATCGGCAAGGTCAGCGACCGCACCTTCCTGATGCACCTCGGCGGCAAGATCGAGATGCGCTCCAAGCACCCGATCCGCAACCGCGACGACCTGTCGATGGTCTACACCCCCGGCGTCGCCCGCGTCTGCCTGGCCATCGCCAAGAACAAGGAGGACGCCCGCCGGCTCACCTCCAAGCGGAACTCCATCGCCGTGGTCACCGACGGCTCGGCCGTGCTGGGGCTGGGCAACATCGGGCCCGAGGCGGCGCTGCCGGTCATGGAGGGCAAGGCCGCGCTGTTCAAGCGGTTCGGCGACATCGACGCCTGGCCGCTCTGCCTCGACACCCAGGACGTCGACGAGATCGTCGCGGTCGTCAAGGCCGTCGCCCCCGGCTTCGCCGGCATCAACCTGGAGGACATCTCCGCCCCGCGCTGCTTCGAGGTGGAGGCCCGGCTGCGCGAGCAGCTCGACATCCCGGTCTTCCACGACGACCAGCACGGCACCGCGATCGTCGTGCTCGCCGCGCTGTACAACGCCCTCCGCGTCGTCGAGAAGGGCATCGCCGACGTGCGGATCGTCATGTCGGGCGCCGGCGCGGCCGGCACCGCGATCATCAAGCTGCTGCTCGCCGCGGGGGTCCGGCACATCGTCGTCTCCGACATCGAGGGCGTCGTCCACCGCGGCCGTCCCGGGCTGACCGGGGAGCTGGCCTGGCTGGCCGAGCACACCAACGCCCTCGACGTCACCGGCTCGCTGACCGCCGCCGTCGTCGGGGCGGACGTGTTCATCGGGGTGTCGGCGCCCAACCTGCTGACCGGGGACGACATCGCCGGGATGGCCGACGACGCGATCGTCTTCGCCCTCGCCAACCCCGAGCCCGAGGTCGACCCGTTGGAGGCCATGCAGCACGCGGCCGTGGTCGCCACCGGCCGCTCCGACTTCCCCAACCAGATCAACAACGTGCTGGCCTTCCCCGGCGTCTTCCGCGGCCTCATCGACGCCCGGTCGAAGGAGATCACCACCACCATGCTGCTCGCCGCCGCCCGCGCGCTCGCCGGCGTGGTCACCGACGACCAGCTGAACGCCGCCTACATCACCCCGAGCGTGTTCAACGCCGAGGTGCACACCGCCGTCGCCACCGCCGTCCGCCGCGCTGCCGGCGGCCCCGCCGAGCTGCCCACCGACCCCGACGTCGTCGTCTAG